The proteins below come from a single Mucilaginibacter mali genomic window:
- a CDS encoding 3-keto-disaccharide hydrolase has translation MIKTKTFKMLIAAILLLLPGLTIAQQKDNGFKPMFDGKTLNGWEGDPKYWRAENGEIIGEVTPETILKVNTFLIWKGGQPADFELKVSYRISAKGNSGINYRSVRVDSLPYALKGYQADIDGKDKYNLGYPRYSGQNYEERGRQFLALRGQRTVIENGKQRVTDSLGTKEELLKSINYDGWNELRIVAKGNSLKHYLNGKLMSEVTDNDAANRKMDGLIGVQVHVGPPMKIEYKDFMIKSSLAP, from the coding sequence ATGATAAAGACCAAGACTTTCAAGATGCTAATTGCAGCTATATTGCTGTTGTTACCCGGCTTAACCATCGCCCAGCAAAAAGACAATGGCTTTAAACCGATGTTTGATGGTAAAACCCTGAACGGCTGGGAGGGCGACCCCAAATACTGGCGTGCCGAAAATGGGGAGATCATTGGCGAGGTAACTCCCGAGACTATTTTAAAGGTAAATACCTTCCTGATATGGAAGGGCGGCCAGCCCGCCGATTTTGAACTAAAGGTAAGTTATCGCATATCGGCTAAAGGGAACAGTGGTATTAACTACCGCAGCGTACGGGTTGATAGCCTTCCTTATGCCCTGAAAGGCTACCAGGCCGATATTGATGGAAAAGACAAATACAACCTGGGCTATCCCCGTTATTCCGGCCAGAACTATGAAGAGCGTGGCCGGCAGTTTTTGGCATTACGAGGCCAACGGACAGTGATAGAGAATGGGAAGCAACGTGTAACCGATTCGCTCGGCACCAAAGAAGAATTGCTAAAAAGCATCAACTACGATGGTTGGAACGAGTTGCGCATTGTAGCCAAAGGCAACAGCCTGAAGCATTACCTTAACGGCAAACTAATGAGCGAAGTAACCGACAATGATGCCGCTAACCGCAAAATGGATGGCCTGATAGGCGTACAGGTACACGTTGGCCCGCCCATGAAGATAGAATATAAGGACTTTATGATAAAAAGCTCCCTGGCCCCCTGA
- a CDS encoding iron chaperone — protein MAKPIDHNDYIRTFPQHTQELLQQMRQIIPQAAPGATEVISYSMPAFKLHGKMLVWFAGYERHIGFYPGSSGIAAFQKEISVYKNAKGSVQFPLTQPLPGALISRMVQFKVAEIAQKLAEKKK, from the coding sequence ATGGCCAAACCGATCGACCACAACGATTATATCCGCACCTTTCCCCAACATACGCAGGAATTGTTGCAGCAAATGCGGCAGATCATCCCGCAAGCCGCGCCGGGCGCAACAGAGGTGATCAGCTATAGCATGCCTGCTTTTAAGCTGCATGGCAAAATGCTGGTTTGGTTTGCAGGTTACGAAAGGCATATCGGCTTTTACCCGGGCTCATCGGGCATCGCGGCTTTTCAAAAGGAGATATCGGTGTATAAAAATGCCAAGGGGTCGGTGCAGTTTCCTTTAACCCAGCCCCTGCCCGGAGCGTTGATAAGCCGTATGGTGCAGTTTAAAGTTGCGGAGATTGCGCAGAAATTGGCGGAAAAGAAGAAGTAG
- a CDS encoding DUF4175 family protein — MNQQSNYDLLIGKINLFIRKYYFNNLLRGLIFLGAGLFSAFVVITVSEYFGNFNTTARTALFYAFILLNLGLLFWLVVPSLLAWLKLGKTITHDEAAGIIGRHFSDVSDKLLNTLQLKKLADQDARHSQLIEASIDQKIADLKPVSFPSAVNLRENNRYLKYLIFPAGVICILAFAAPSILTESTKRLINHNKYYTPLAPFQFVVLNKSLNAVQGEDVNLELKMTGSKLPADVYVEVNGNTFKLDKENLARFHYLFSNLQQSTSFRLSANGFYSDPYQIKVNLKPSLLNFDVELSYPAYLHKKDESVLNAGDLTIPAGTTVKWKLHTQNADRVLFALDNKPLTISNSEKGMFEHTEHIRANAVYSLKPESNTVVRGDSASYRINVIADELPAITAIEKADSISSKAIYFNGRIQDDHGFSSLTFHYKSGKPGTNIDEKTISKTVKADLSGTQADFFYFWDMKDLVVKPGDELTYYFEVTDNDAVSGPKKARTPERTMKMPTEKELADQLEAGSRSVKEKMASAVKIAGQLEKDAQKLNQTLLNKNTLSFDEKKQIEDLLQKKKDLNDLIKDIQAENKRNQTMRQENQQQSQDLTDKQKQMDDLLKNVLDPQMQEMLDKLQQMMEMERKEPARDAVNKMQNENRNTKKELARLQALMKKMEFDQKLNQTVNQLNKLAEKQEQLADKTQQADKQNPQDKQNADKQNQDKQNADKQNGDKQNQDKQNADKQNQQNADKQNQDKQNGDKQDQADKEQLQKEQEKLNKEFEEIQKAMEDLKKQDDQQEEKENFDKQQNEQQSVKQDMQDSKEQLQKDNKSKASKSQKQAAQKMKKMAQKMQQDSEQSEQEQNAVDEQQLRELLKNLINSSFDQEKVMQTLRVTSGNDPNYVSLAQKQKDIKDNLKTAEDSLYAISKRVPQIQSTVNTEIASINDHIDKTLEYLGDRRTSEANREQQYTMTSMNNLALMLSDAKDQLQNSMKNSKSGKGKGKKQSQQSMQQMAKMQQQLNQNMQQMRDQMQQQQQQGNNPNQSQSQHQSMSEQFARMARAQQEIRQQLEKMDREQNKDARNGLGDLQKITKQMEQTENDLVNRKITDESLKRQQQIQVKLLEAEKAEQQREEDNKRDSHAGKDIPPGYIKALQSYQQAKAKQTEQIKTVPAALNLYYKQKIKTYFDQINAK, encoded by the coding sequence ATGAACCAACAAAGCAATTACGACCTGTTGATCGGTAAGATCAACCTGTTTATCCGCAAGTATTATTTCAATAATCTGCTGCGGGGTTTAATCTTTTTGGGTGCCGGTTTATTCTCGGCCTTTGTGGTGATCACAGTGAGCGAATACTTTGGTAATTTCAACACCACAGCCCGTACCGCGCTGTTTTATGCCTTTATTTTACTTAACCTGGGGCTGTTGTTCTGGCTGGTGGTGCCATCGCTTTTGGCTTGGCTAAAGTTAGGCAAAACCATTACGCACGACGAAGCCGCCGGCATCATCGGTCGGCATTTTAGCGATGTGAGCGATAAATTGCTAAATACCCTGCAACTAAAAAAACTGGCCGACCAGGATGCCCGCCACAGCCAACTGATCGAGGCCAGCATCGACCAAAAAATAGCAGACCTGAAGCCGGTGAGTTTCCCATCGGCTGTTAACCTGCGCGAAAATAACCGTTACCTTAAATACCTCATCTTCCCGGCCGGGGTGATCTGTATTTTGGCCTTCGCCGCGCCGAGTATCCTTACCGAAAGTACCAAACGCCTCATCAACCATAATAAATATTACACTCCGCTGGCCCCGTTCCAGTTTGTAGTGCTTAATAAAAGCCTCAACGCCGTACAGGGCGAAGATGTGAACCTCGAACTGAAAATGACCGGCAGCAAGCTGCCCGCCGACGTTTATGTAGAAGTGAACGGCAATACCTTTAAACTGGACAAGGAAAACCTGGCCCGTTTCCACTACCTGTTCAGCAATTTGCAGCAAAGCACCAGCTTCCGCTTATCGGCCAATGGTTTTTATTCCGATCCATACCAGATCAAGGTAAACCTGAAACCATCGCTGCTTAACTTTGATGTTGAACTGAGTTACCCGGCATACCTTCATAAAAAAGATGAAAGCGTGCTAAATGCCGGCGATCTGACCATCCCGGCCGGTACTACCGTAAAATGGAAGCTGCATACCCAAAATGCCGACAGGGTGCTGTTCGCGCTGGATAATAAACCGCTTACTATCAGCAATAGCGAAAAAGGCATGTTTGAGCATACCGAGCATATCCGCGCCAACGCAGTATACTCGTTAAAGCCCGAAAGCAATACCGTGGTACGGGGCGATTCGGCCAGTTACCGTATTAATGTAATTGCCGATGAACTACCGGCCATTACCGCTATAGAAAAGGCTGATTCTATCAGTTCGAAAGCCATTTATTTTAACGGCCGCATCCAGGACGATCATGGTTTCAGCTCACTTACCTTCCATTACAAAAGCGGCAAGCCGGGGACAAATATCGATGAGAAAACCATCAGCAAAACGGTTAAGGCTGACCTGAGCGGAACCCAGGCCGATTTCTTTTATTTCTGGGACATGAAGGATTTAGTGGTAAAACCTGGCGACGAGCTGACCTACTATTTCGAGGTAACGGACAACGATGCCGTATCCGGCCCGAAAAAAGCCCGCACGCCCGAGCGCACCATGAAGATGCCTACCGAAAAGGAACTGGCCGATCAGTTAGAGGCCGGCAGCCGTTCGGTTAAAGAGAAGATGGCATCGGCAGTTAAAATTGCCGGTCAGTTAGAGAAAGACGCGCAAAAGCTCAACCAAACACTGCTGAATAAAAATACCCTCAGCTTTGATGAGAAGAAGCAGATAGAAGACCTGCTGCAAAAGAAAAAGGACCTGAACGACCTGATCAAAGACATCCAGGCCGAAAACAAGCGCAACCAAACCATGCGCCAGGAAAACCAGCAGCAAAGCCAGGACCTGACCGATAAGCAGAAGCAAATGGACGATCTGTTGAAAAACGTGCTCGACCCGCAGATGCAGGAAATGCTGGATAAGTTGCAGCAAATGATGGAGATGGAACGCAAGGAACCTGCCCGCGATGCCGTTAACAAAATGCAGAACGAGAACCGCAACACCAAAAAGGAACTGGCGCGCTTGCAGGCCCTGATGAAGAAGATGGAGTTTGATCAAAAGCTGAACCAAACCGTTAACCAACTGAATAAGCTGGCTGAAAAGCAGGAACAATTAGCTGATAAAACCCAGCAGGCAGACAAGCAGAATCCGCAGGATAAGCAAAACGCCGACAAGCAAAATCAGGATAAACAAAATGCTGATAAGCAGAACGGCGACAAGCAGAATCAGGATAAACAGAACGCCGACAAGCAAAATCAGCAGAATGCTGACAAACAGAATCAAGATAAACAAAACGGCGATAAGCAGGATCAGGCCGATAAAGAGCAGCTGCAAAAGGAACAGGAAAAGCTAAATAAAGAGTTTGAAGAGATCCAAAAAGCGATGGAAGACCTGAAAAAACAGGACGATCAGCAGGAGGAAAAAGAGAACTTTGATAAGCAGCAGAACGAGCAACAGAGTGTGAAGCAGGACATGCAGGACAGCAAGGAGCAGCTGCAAAAAGACAACAAATCCAAAGCATCAAAATCGCAAAAGCAGGCCGCGCAAAAAATGAAGAAGATGGCGCAAAAAATGCAGCAGGACAGCGAGCAAAGCGAACAGGAACAAAACGCTGTAGATGAGCAGCAACTGCGCGAATTGCTGAAAAACCTGATCAACAGCTCGTTCGACCAGGAGAAGGTAATGCAAACCCTGCGCGTAACCAGCGGTAATGATCCAAACTATGTTTCCCTGGCCCAAAAGCAAAAGGATATTAAGGATAACCTGAAAACCGCCGAAGATAGCCTGTATGCGATCAGCAAGCGTGTGCCGCAGATCCAATCGACCGTGAACACCGAGATAGCCAGTATTAACGACCATATTGATAAAACGCTGGAATACCTTGGCGACCGCCGTACATCTGAAGCTAACCGCGAGCAGCAGTATACCATGACCAGCATGAACAACCTGGCCCTGATGCTGAGCGACGCGAAGGATCAGCTGCAAAATTCGATGAAAAACTCGAAAAGCGGTAAGGGTAAGGGTAAAAAGCAGTCGCAGCAAAGCATGCAGCAAATGGCTAAAATGCAGCAGCAGCTAAATCAAAACATGCAGCAAATGCGCGATCAGATGCAGCAGCAACAGCAGCAGGGCAACAACCCTAATCAATCGCAAAGCCAGCACCAAAGTATGAGCGAACAGTTTGCCCGTATGGCCCGCGCCCAGCAGGAGATACGCCAGCAACTGGAAAAAATGGACCGTGAGCAGAACAAGGATGCCCGTAATGGTTTGGGCGATCTGCAAAAAATCACCAAACAAATGGAACAAACTGAGAACGATCTCGTAAACAGGAAAATAACGGACGAGTCGTTAAAACGTCAGCAGCAGATACAGGTGAAGCTACTGGAAGCCGAAAAGGCCGAACAGCAGCGCGAGGAAGACAATAAACGCGATAGCCACGCCGGAAAAGACATCCCGCCGGGATATATCAAGGCACTGCAAAGCTATCAGCAGGCTAAGGCAAAACAAACCGAGCAAATAAAAACCGTACCTGCGGCATTAAATTTGTATTACAAGCAAAAAATTAAAACGTACTTTGATCAGATCAACGCAAAATAG
- a CDS encoding ATP-binding protein, which produces MQESNFPTTELFTLQLASRSESIAQLEVLIEEIADKYQVSEDTFANMMTCLCEAVNNAIMHGNKQDPDKKVIVNAEVDNRRIIWTVADEGEGFNPDQIPDPTAPENLESLSGRGVFIIKQLADQCIFNDRGNEIELHFKI; this is translated from the coding sequence ATGCAAGAGTCAAATTTCCCCACTACCGAGCTTTTTACGCTGCAGTTAGCCTCGCGGTCCGAAAGCATTGCGCAGCTGGAGGTTTTGATAGAAGAAATAGCCGATAAATACCAGGTGAGCGAAGATACCTTTGCCAATATGATGACCTGCCTTTGCGAGGCGGTTAACAATGCCATTATGCACGGTAATAAGCAAGACCCGGATAAAAAAGTGATCGTAAACGCCGAAGTTGACAATCGCCGCATTATATGGACGGTTGCTGATGAAGGCGAAGGTTTTAACCCCGACCAAATCCCTGACCCTACCGCGCCCGAAAATTTAGAAAGCCTTTCCGGACGTGGTGTATTTATTATTAAACAGTTGGCCGACCAATGTATTTTTAACGACAGGGGCAACGAGATAGAACTTCATTTTAAAATATAA
- the ybeY gene encoding rRNA maturation RNase YbeY yields the protein MPAICFFEEDIKYTLKNKTAVRQWIKETIVAEGFKLSELNYIFCSDTYLLRINQEYLDHDTYTDIITFDNSETEKTIVSDIFISVERIRENAQKFNVPEATEMHRVMIHGALHLLGYKDKGAASKKLMTEMEDKYLAKISF from the coding sequence ATGCCCGCCATCTGCTTTTTTGAAGAGGATATAAAATATACGCTGAAAAACAAGACCGCCGTTCGCCAGTGGATAAAGGAGACTATTGTGGCCGAGGGCTTTAAGCTAAGCGAACTAAATTATATTTTTTGCAGCGACACCTACCTGCTGCGCATCAACCAGGAATACCTGGATCATGATACTTATACCGATATTATTACGTTTGATAATTCGGAGACAGAGAAGACCATCGTAAGCGATATTTTTATCTCGGTAGAGCGCATCCGCGAGAACGCCCAAAAGTTTAACGTACCCGAAGCTACCGAGATGCACCGGGTAATGATACACGGGGCTTTGCATTTGTTGGGGTATAAGGATAAGGGTGCTGCGAGTAAAAAGTTAATGACAGAGATGGAAGATAAGTATTTGGCAAAAATAAGTTTCTAA
- a CDS encoding glutathione peroxidase yields the protein MKILVVFLALLFAGAPSSVYDFKLKNIDGKNFDLKKYKGKKLLIVNVASKCGYTPQYTDLQKLADTYKDKLVVIGFPANNFGGQEPGTAEEIKTFCSGKYNVTFPLNEKVSVKGDDIAPLFKYLTEAENPDFTGEIKWNFEKFLIDENGKLIHRFRSKVTPMSEEITKYL from the coding sequence ATGAAAATACTTGTAGTTTTTTTAGCGCTGCTGTTCGCCGGCGCGCCAAGCTCGGTTTACGATTTTAAACTGAAAAACATCGACGGTAAAAATTTCGATCTGAAGAAGTACAAAGGCAAAAAATTGCTGATCGTTAACGTAGCCTCTAAATGCGGTTACACCCCCCAATACACCGATCTGCAAAAACTGGCCGATACTTACAAAGACAAACTGGTGGTTATCGGTTTCCCTGCCAACAATTTTGGCGGCCAGGAGCCAGGCACCGCCGAAGAAATTAAAACCTTTTGCAGCGGCAAATACAACGTTACCTTCCCGCTTAACGAAAAAGTAAGCGTTAAAGGCGACGACATTGCCCCGCTATTCAAATACCTGACAGAGGCTGAAAATCCAGACTTTACCGGCGAGATCAAATGGAACTTCGAAAAATTCCTGATCGACGAGAACGGCAAGCTGATCCACCGCTTCCGCTCAAAGGTAACCCCAATGTCTGAAGAGATCACTAAATACCTGTAA
- a CDS encoding IS1182 family transposase has translation MSSKRPVFKPYQQRQLMAIPPTLDELVPASHPVRVVNDVIDRLYLEPLLKAYHIRGSSSYHPQMLLKVLVYGYVTNTYSSRKLAAACRESVYLMWLSSMNYPDHNTINRFRGVRLKHALRDVFEDVVKLLAEEGLLSIEEVNTDGTKIEANANRYTFVWKKAIQTNKEKMKKQLSEIWDYAQSVAKEEDRLPDPPDFTVIDSEKVNAAVDKLNEKLSSREDVSKQVKSKLRYISKHYPQAIARYEQQEALLGERNSYSKTDTDATFMRMKEDHMKNGQLKPGYNVQISTSNQFIVNYTIHSNTTDTNTLSAHLAQHEVSFGKAPQVLTADAGYGSEENYTRLEQKGTIAFVKYGMFDKEQNENHNNKHPFAANKLFYNQEKDCYICPMGQQMNFIGTSKRKTSTEFEQTVKRYQAVNCANCPLNGICHKSKGNRIIEINENLNRLKQKAHELLNSEEGIQRRKKRCFDVEPVFGNIKQNHGFKRFMLRGKEKVEIEWGLVAIAQNLRKKAA, from the coding sequence ATGTCCTCTAAAAGACCTGTATTCAAGCCCTACCAGCAACGGCAGTTGATGGCTATTCCTCCAACACTTGACGAATTAGTTCCGGCATCGCACCCGGTGCGTGTAGTTAACGATGTGATCGACAGGCTCTATCTGGAACCATTGCTGAAAGCTTATCATATCCGCGGGAGTTCAAGCTATCACCCGCAAATGTTGTTAAAGGTGCTGGTATATGGGTATGTAACCAACACCTACTCCAGCCGAAAGCTGGCAGCAGCCTGCCGGGAAAGCGTTTACCTGATGTGGCTGAGTTCGATGAACTATCCTGATCATAATACGATCAACCGTTTCCGGGGCGTACGTTTGAAGCATGCGCTGCGTGATGTGTTCGAAGATGTGGTGAAACTTTTGGCAGAGGAAGGCCTGCTCAGTATTGAAGAAGTGAATACGGACGGGACAAAGATAGAGGCGAATGCAAACCGGTATACCTTTGTCTGGAAGAAAGCGATTCAGACCAATAAGGAAAAGATGAAAAAGCAGCTGTCAGAGATATGGGACTATGCCCAAAGCGTAGCAAAAGAAGAAGACAGGCTGCCTGATCCGCCTGACTTTACTGTTATTGACAGTGAAAAGGTCAATGCCGCAGTAGATAAACTCAATGAGAAGCTTTCCTCGCGTGAGGATGTTTCCAAACAGGTCAAAAGCAAGCTGCGGTATATCAGCAAACATTACCCGCAGGCCATTGCCCGCTATGAGCAGCAGGAAGCTCTGCTGGGTGAACGCAACAGCTATTCCAAGACCGATACGGATGCCACATTCATGCGGATGAAGGAAGACCACATGAAAAACGGCCAGTTAAAACCGGGGTATAATGTTCAGATATCCACATCCAACCAGTTCATTGTCAATTACACCATTCACTCCAACACCACAGACACCAATACATTAAGTGCTCATTTAGCGCAGCATGAAGTCAGCTTTGGCAAAGCACCGCAAGTGCTTACAGCCGATGCCGGATATGGCTCCGAGGAGAACTACACGCGGTTGGAACAAAAAGGAACAATCGCCTTTGTAAAGTATGGGATGTTCGATAAGGAACAAAATGAGAATCACAACAACAAGCACCCTTTTGCAGCAAATAAGCTTTTTTACAACCAGGAGAAAGATTGTTACATCTGCCCGATGGGCCAGCAAATGAATTTCATCGGAACAAGTAAAAGAAAAACAAGCACGGAGTTTGAACAAACGGTAAAAAGATACCAGGCAGTTAACTGCGCTAACTGTCCGCTGAACGGTATTTGCCATAAATCAAAAGGGAATCGGATCATTGAAATCAATGAAAACCTGAACCGCCTGAAACAAAAGGCGCACGAGCTGTTAAACAGTGAAGAAGGCATACAACGGCGAAAGAAACGCTGCTTTGATGTAGAACCTGTATTTGGTAATATTAAGCAGAACCATGGCTTTAAACGGTTTATGCTCCGCGGCAAGGAAAAAGTAGAAATAGAATGGGGTTTAGTTGCAATCGCACAAAATCTAAGGAAAAAAGCGGCTTAA
- a CDS encoding peptidylprolyl isomerase, with amino-acid sequence MRKQISLLVILLIGLTAGTLQAQPTNQYVKIETAQGYCIVKLYNETPVHRENFISLVKKHYFDATTFNRILKGFVIQGGDPDSLYEKGRKLKPEMKWIKPEFAPNLFHKRGVLAMGRDDNKDKESFTTQIYFVDGRKYTDAQLDAIEKRNNVHFTPEQREVYRTVGGTPSLDQNYTVFGEIVKGMDWIDKVTALKVDKNGNPDTPVGMRVTVLTVKEVAKELK; translated from the coding sequence ATGCGCAAACAGATCTCACTCCTCGTCATCTTGCTGATCGGTCTCACAGCGGGCACCTTGCAGGCCCAGCCAACCAACCAATACGTAAAAATAGAAACGGCACAAGGCTATTGTATTGTTAAGCTGTATAACGAAACACCGGTACATAGGGAAAACTTCATCAGCCTGGTCAAAAAGCATTACTTCGATGCCACCACCTTTAACCGCATTTTAAAAGGCTTTGTGATACAGGGCGGCGACCCCGATTCGTTGTACGAAAAAGGCCGCAAGCTAAAGCCCGAAATGAAATGGATAAAACCGGAGTTCGCGCCTAATCTATTCCACAAGCGCGGCGTGCTGGCCATGGGCCGGGATGATAACAAGGACAAGGAATCGTTCACTACCCAAATTTATTTTGTGGATGGCCGTAAATATACCGATGCCCAACTGGATGCCATTGAGAAGCGCAACAACGTACATTTTACACCCGAACAGCGAGAAGTATACAGAACGGTTGGCGGTACGCCATCGTTAGACCAAAACTATACCGTGTTTGGTGAGATAGTTAAAGGGATGGATTGGATAGACAAGGTGACGGCTTTAAAGGTTGATAAGAACGGCAACCCCGATACGCCGGTGGGGATGCGGGTTACGGTGTTGACTGTGAAGGAGGTTGCAAAAGAGTTGAAATAG
- a CDS encoding glycoside hydrolase family 28 protein produces the protein MKTNRYAAAMAIALFLATGLHTSSAMHPHHKLSEVAIAAKRYNIAENGAIGDGKTLNTTAIQATIDKCAKGGGTVVVPQGVFVTGSLFIKPGVNLEFLDGSVLKGSTNIEDYPKMTTRIEGHFEPWRCALLNADKADHLRITGKGALDGSGQPFWKEFYSRRSADPKTTNLNVERPRLTFIQNSKDVVIDGIAFTNSGFWNLHLYRCQKLKVNNCRFVAPDGKVPDDHAPSSDGIDVDSSQDIEISNSFFSVGDDDIALKGSKGPFANQDKDSPPVEHIYIHDCIFEAGGGIMTCGSEATLVRDVKIERCTTRKPVVMRLKLRPDTPQQYEDITISDITMENGSAVFNVSPWTQYFDLKGQEPPKALVRNIKISNIKGSAVSLGGITGHAQTTFGDITLKDVELTVKNTTFNRSDFPGLKFENVKVNGEIMPTPQPKPKQ, from the coding sequence ATGAAAACTAACCGATATGCGGCCGCTATGGCCATTGCCCTGTTTTTGGCAACAGGGCTACATACCAGTTCTGCCATGCATCCGCACCATAAGCTTTCTGAGGTAGCTATAGCCGCCAAACGCTACAACATAGCCGAGAACGGCGCTATTGGCGATGGCAAAACGCTAAACACAACCGCCATACAAGCCACCATAGATAAATGCGCCAAGGGCGGCGGTACCGTAGTGGTACCACAGGGCGTTTTCGTAACCGGATCGCTATTTATCAAACCGGGCGTTAACCTGGAATTTTTAGATGGATCAGTACTGAAAGGATCGACCAATATTGAGGATTACCCTAAAATGACCACCCGCATTGAGGGCCACTTCGAGCCGTGGCGCTGTGCTTTACTGAACGCCGATAAGGCCGACCACCTGCGCATTACCGGCAAAGGTGCGCTGGATGGCAGCGGCCAACCTTTTTGGAAGGAATTTTACAGCCGCCGCAGCGCCGACCCAAAGACCACCAATCTTAACGTAGAGCGCCCGCGCCTAACCTTTATACAAAACAGTAAGGATGTGGTGATCGACGGCATCGCGTTCACCAATTCGGGGTTCTGGAACCTGCATCTGTACCGCTGCCAAAAACTAAAAGTAAATAATTGCCGCTTTGTAGCGCCCGATGGCAAGGTGCCAGATGATCATGCGCCAAGCTCGGACGGGATAGACGTGGATAGTTCGCAGGATATAGAGATCAGCAACAGTTTCTTTTCGGTAGGTGATGATGACATTGCGCTAAAAGGATCGAAAGGGCCGTTTGCTAACCAGGATAAGGATAGTCCGCCAGTTGAGCACATCTACATACACGATTGCATTTTCGAGGCCGGCGGCGGTATCATGACCTGCGGCAGCGAGGCCACCCTGGTGCGCGATGTGAAGATTGAGCGCTGCACCACCCGCAAGCCGGTAGTAATGCGTTTGAAACTGCGCCCCGACACCCCACAGCAGTACGAGGATATCACCATCAGCGATATTACGATGGAGAACGGCAGCGCGGTATTCAACGTATCGCCATGGACGCAATACTTCGACCTGAAAGGCCAGGAACCGCCTAAAGCGCTGGTACGTAATATCAAGATATCGAATATTAAAGGCAGCGCGGTATCGCTGGGCGGTATAACCGGTCATGCCCAAACCACCTTTGGCGATATCACTTTAAAAGATGTGGAGTTGACCGTTAAAAACACTACTTTTAATCGCAGCGATTTCCCGGGGCTGAAATTTGAGAATGTGAAGGTTAATGGCGAAATTATGCCTACGCCGCAGCCCAAGCCGAAACAATAA
- a CDS encoding acyltransferase family protein: MAETQVYQASKKHYPILDGLRGVAAVMVVCFHIFETFADGNRFKQVINHGYLAVDFFFLLSGFVVAYAYDDRWGKMTQWDFYKRRLVRLQPMVIMGTIIGAALFYLQACDAFAPIALTPVWKMLLVMLVGFTLIPILPSMDIRGWAEMHPLDGPCWSLFFEYVANILYALFVRKFSKTALSILVFLSACFLVQYLIMGPQGDVIGGWSVDPTQLHIGFARMLYPFFAGLLLCRMGKLIHVRGAFWLCSFMLAIIFILPRAGDEQHLWMNGIYESVCIIVLFPLIVAIGAGGEIKGKRSAAICKFLGDISYPLYITHYPLIYTYVAWISNNKVPVNNGLPIGGLLLVVALTIAYACLKLYDEPVREWLRKKLWAKQA, translated from the coding sequence ATGGCCGAAACACAGGTATACCAGGCATCAAAAAAACACTATCCCATTTTAGATGGACTGCGTGGCGTTGCCGCGGTGATGGTGGTATGCTTCCATATTTTCGAAACCTTTGCCGATGGTAACCGCTTTAAACAGGTTATCAACCACGGTTACCTGGCAGTCGATTTCTTTTTTCTGCTATCGGGCTTTGTAGTAGCCTACGCTTACGATGACCGCTGGGGCAAAATGACCCAGTGGGATTTTTATAAGCGCCGCCTGGTGCGCCTGCAACCCATGGTGATAATGGGGACCATCATTGGCGCCGCGTTATTTTACCTCCAGGCTTGCGATGCCTTTGCGCCGATTGCCCTAACCCCGGTTTGGAAAATGCTGCTGGTGATGCTTGTTGGCTTTACGCTGATCCCCATCCTGCCATCTATGGATATCCGTGGCTGGGCCGAAATGCATCCGCTGGACGGGCCATGCTGGTCGCTGTTTTTTGAATATGTGGCCAATATCCTTTACGCGTTGTTCGTTCGTAAATTCAGCAAAACGGCCTTATCCATCTTGGTCTTCCTGTCGGCTTGCTTTTTGGTGCAATACCTTATTATGGGGCCGCAGGGCGATGTCATCGGTGGCTGGTCGGTTGACCCAACACAGCTACATATTGGTTTCGCGCGGATGCTTTATCCATTTTTTGCAGGGCTGCTGCTTTGCCGCATGGGCAAGCTCATTCATGTGCGCGGAGCGTTTTGGCTATGCAGTTTTATGCTGGCGATTATATTTATACTACCACGCGCTGGCGATGAGCAACACCTGTGGATGAACGGCATTTACGAATCGGTTTGTATCATCGTACTTTTTCCGCTCATTGTAGCCATCGGTGCAGGTGGCGAGATAAAAGGAAAGCGTTCGGCCGCAATCTGTAAGTTTTTGGGCGATATCTCTTACCCCTTATATATCACCCATTACCCTTTAATTTATACCTACGTAGCCTGGATAAGCAATAATAAAGTACCGGTAAACAATGGTTTGCCGATAGGGGGATTACTGCTGGTTGTGGCGTTAACAATAGCTTACGCCTGCCTGAAGTTATACGATGAACCGGTACGCGAATGGCTGCGGAAAAAGCTTTGGGCAAAGCAGGCCTAA